The sequence below is a genomic window from Microbacterium sp. SORGH_AS_0888.
TCTGACCGGCGGGCGGGCTCGCGTGCGCCCGGCCCGTGCCGACGACGCCGCGGCGATGGCCGCGGTGCATGTCAGGTCCTGGCAGGAGACATACCGCGGGCAGGTGCCCGACGAGACGTTGGATGCCGCCGATGCGGTGCCCGCACGAGAACGGTTCTGGCGGGGAGCGCTGACCGATCCGCGATGGGCGGCCAACCGGATCGCGGTGGGCAGAGTCGACGACGAGACGGTCGGCATCGCGATGGCGGCACCGGATGCGGACGTGCCCGGCAGATGGTGGCTGCACGTGCTCTACGTGCTCGCCGCGCATCACGGGACAGGGATCGCGCACGAGCTCCTCGCAGCGGTCCTGCCCGAGGGCCTCCCTGCGGTCCTGCGGGTGGCCGATCCCAACCCGCGCGCCCAGGCGTTCTACCGGCGGAGCGGATTCGTGCCGAACGGTGCGGTCCGCGAGACCGACGGGGTACGCGAGATCGAGATGGAGCGCCCCCCGATCGCCGGGCGTTCGACATCCGTGTCCCTCCGTGTCGGTGCGCAGGCGCACGCACGCGGCGTTCAATAGGCTCGGAATCCCATGACCGACAGTCCCCATCCCTTCGACCTCCGCACCCGTGCTCGGCTCGACCGGGCCAGCAGCCGCAAGTGGAGCCTGCACCCCGGCGCCATCGGTGCGTGGGTGGCGGAGATGGACTTCGGCACCGCGCCGCCGATCGCCGAGGCATTGCAGCGCGCCGTCGCCGACGAGGTGCTCGGCTACCTCTCCCCACCGCTCGCCGCAGAGCTCGGCGAGGCCACGGCGGAATGGATGGCGCGCGAGTACGGCTGGCGGATCGATCCGGAGCGCGTGCATCCCGTATCCGATGTCATGGCGGCGCTCGGCGTCGCGGTGACCGAGTACGCCCCGCCCGGCTCCGCCGTCATCGTGCCCACCCCCGCCTACATGCCGTTCCTCACGTATCTGCCGACCCTCGGGCATCCCGTGATCGAGGTTCCCGGGATCGAGGTCGACGGACGCTGGCACCACGACCTCGAGGCGATCGACCGAGCGTTCGCGGCGGGCGCGCGCACGCTCATCGTCTGCAACCCGCACAACCCGACCGGCACCGTGCTGCCCCGCGAGGAGCTGCTCGCGCTCGCCGAGATCGTCACGCGGCACGGCGGCCGGGTGTTCGCCGACGAGATCCACGCGCCGCTGCGCTACGACGGCCGTGTCCACATCCCCTACGCCTCCCTGAACGACGCGACGGCCGCCCACACGATCACCGGGACCAGCGCCTCGAAGGCCTGGAACATCGCCGGCCTCAAGACGGCGCAGCTGATCACCTCGAACGACGCCGACCAGGAGGTCTACCGCCGCTTCGGCTTCGCCGTGCAGCACGGTGCCGCGACCCTCGGGGTCGTCGCCTCCACCGCCGCGTACCGGGAGGGCAAGCCCTGGCTCGACGGGGTCGTCCGCTACCTGGATGCGGTGCGCCACGACCTCGCCGGCCTCGTCGCGGATCACCTCCCCGGGGCGGCGTACGCCGTTCCCGACGCGACCTACATCGGCTGGATCGATACCGCGGCGCTCGACATCCCCGGCTCGCCGGCCGCGTTCTTCCGCGAGCATGCGGGGGTGGTGCTCACCGACGGCGCGCTCCTCGGCCGCGGGTACGAGCGCTTCGTGCGGGTCGTGTTCGCGACACCGCGCCCGATCCTCGCCGAGGCCCTCGCCGCGATGGGCGCGGCGCTGCGGTAGTCGTCGGCTCGCCCTGTCCCACTTTGCACCGTCGCATGTCCCACTTTGCACCGCTTGCACGGCGTGCGAGCGGTCGAAACTGGGACATGCAAGGGCTGCATCCCCTTGTGTGTCCCACTTTCGACCGCTTGGTGGGGGTGGGAGCGGTCGGAACTGGGACATGCAAGAGCGGTCGGAACTGGGACATGCGGGATGGGACAGGCAAGGGAGGGGTCACTGCGATACGCAGAACCCGGCCTCCTCAGCCCCGCAGACGCCCGCGGAGCGTCGGCGCCTCGTACTCGTGACGGAACAGCCCGCGCGCCCGGAGCAGCGGCAGCACCTCGTCGACGAGGGTCGTCAGCCCGTCGGGGAGCACATCCGGCATGAGGTTGAAGCCGTCGGCGGCGCCGGCCAGGAACCACTCGGACAGGGTGTCGGCGACGCGCTCCGGTGTGCCGACGATGATCGGATGCCCGTACCCGCCGTAGGCGCGCAGCAGCTCCCGCACCGTCAGGCCCCGCTCCCGCGCGAACCGCACGGTGGTCGCGCGGAAGGACAGGCTTGCCGGGAAGTTCACCGGATCGGCCGGCACCTCGCCGATCTCGGCCGGCAGCGGCGCGTCGAGGTCGAGCGTTCCGACGTCGACCCCGAGGATGCCGCTGAGCCGGTCCTGCGTGTAGCCGACAGGGCCGCGGGCCTCCCAGGCGTCGAACGCGTCGATCGCCTCCCGCTCGGTCGCGGCGATGACCAGCGCGAACCCGGGGAGGATCGACACGTCGCTGGGACGGCGTCCCGCGCGCACCGCATGCTCCTTCACGACGCGGTAGTGCTCGAGCGCCGCGTCCAGGGTCATCTCGGCCGTGAACACCGCGTCGGCGCGTTCCCCGGCCAGCCGCCGTCCCTCCGCGGAGCCCCCGGCCTGCACGATCGCGGGCCGGCCCTGCGGCGACGTGCCCGCCTCGGTCCAGAGCCGCTCGACCGTGGCGACGACCTCATGCGCCCGGCGATACCGGGAGTCGCGGTCGAGGTCGTCGGTGATCCCGAAGTTCGCGCCCACCGCCGGGGACGCGGTCGTCACGACGTTCCAGCCCGCACGGCCCGCGCTCAGCCGGTCGAGCGTCAGCACGCGCGCCGCGAGCTCGGCCCGGGTCGTTGTAGGTCGAGGAGAGCGTGCCGACCAGCCCCAGTCTCTCCGTGCGGGCCGCGATCGCCGCGAGCAGCACCGTCGGCTCCAACGCCCCCGAAGGGCGGCCGCCGGGATCGGCGAGCCATGGCTGATCGGCCA
It includes:
- a CDS encoding N-acetyltransferase → MAAVHVRSWQETYRGQVPDETLDAADAVPARERFWRGALTDPRWAANRIAVGRVDDETVGIAMAAPDADVPGRWWLHVLYVLAAHHGTGIAHELLAAVLPEGLPAVLRVADPNPRAQAFYRRSGFVPNGAVRETDGVREIEMERPPIAGRSTSVSLRVGAQAHARGVQ
- a CDS encoding MalY/PatB family protein, whose product is MTDSPHPFDLRTRARLDRASSRKWSLHPGAIGAWVAEMDFGTAPPIAEALQRAVADEVLGYLSPPLAAELGEATAEWMAREYGWRIDPERVHPVSDVMAALGVAVTEYAPPGSAVIVPTPAYMPFLTYLPTLGHPVIEVPGIEVDGRWHHDLEAIDRAFAAGARTLIVCNPHNPTGTVLPREELLALAEIVTRHGGRVFADEIHAPLRYDGRVHIPYASLNDATAAHTITGTSASKAWNIAGLKTAQLITSNDADQEVYRRFGFAVQHGAATLGVVASTAAYREGKPWLDGVVRYLDAVRHDLAGLVADHLPGAAYAVPDATYIGWIDTAALDIPGSPAAFFREHAGVVLTDGALLGRGYERFVRVVFATPRPILAEALAAMGAALR
- a CDS encoding LLM class flavin-dependent oxidoreductase, coding for MSAGRAGWNVVTTASPAVGANFGITDDLDRDSRYRRAHEVVATVERLWTEAGTSPQGRPAIVQAGGSAEGRRLAGERADAVFTAEMTLDAALEHYRVVKEHAVRAGRRPSDVSILPGFALVIAATEREAIDAFDAWEARGPVGYTQDRLSGILGVDVGTLDLDAPLPAEIGEVPADPVNFPASLSFRATTVRFARERGLTVRELLRAYGGYGHPIIVGTPERVADTLSEWFLAGAADGFNLMPDVLPDGLTTLVDEVLPLLRARGLFRHEYEAPTLRGRLRG
- a CDS encoding LLM class flavin-dependent oxidoreductase; protein product: MVTAAASGPNTTAVRGDLVDRRPSGARRQMVLGLNVLGVGQRPAAWQHPSLEPTAFIDREHWVRVAQEAERGGLDALFLADQPWLADPGGRPSGALEPTVLLAAIAARTERLGLVGTLSSTYNDPGRARGARADARPAERGPCGLERRDDRVPGGGRELRDHRRPRPRLPVSPGA